In Sphaerisporangium krabiense, the DNA window CTGGCGGCCTTCGCGGTCCCGGCGGCGCTGGCCCAGCGCGTGCTGCTGTACGGCATCGTCGGCGCGCTGCTGCTGCGCGCCGTCTTCATCGCGCTCGGCGCGGCGGCGCTGCGCAGCGGCACCTGGGCCTTCCTGCTGTTCGGCGCGATCCTCGTCGTGACCGCCGTGAAGGTCTTCAGGAGCGCGCTGCGCGGCCATGAGCAGGAGACGGACGTCTCCGCCATGCGCTCCACCCGGCTGCTGCGCCGCGTCATGCCGGTCACCGACGACTACCGGGGGTCGCGGCTCGTCGTGCGGGAGGGCGGCCGGTACGCGCTGACCCCGCTGGCGCTCGCCGTCGTGGCCGTGTTCGCCACGGACATCGTCTTCGCCGTCGACTCGGTGCCGGCGGTCTACGGCGTGACCGAGGATCCCTTCATCGTCTTCACCACCAACGCCTTCGCCCTGCTCGGCCTGCGCGCGCTGTACTTCGTGCTGCGGGGGGCCCTCACCAGGCTCCGGCACCTCAACCACGGGCTGGCCCTGATCCTCGCCTTCATCGGGATCAAGCTCGTCCTGCACTGGGCGCACGGCGTCTGGCCCCAGGTCCCCGAGAT includes these proteins:
- a CDS encoding TerC/Alx family metal homeostasis membrane protein; this translates as MPGTTALFAAGPETVGSPRMWAITVAVLAVLLLLDFLVTRRPHEVRMREAVGWSVFYLALPLTFGIFLWAWFGSTAAVEFFTGYVVEKSLSVDNLFVFMLLLAAFAVPAALAQRVLLYGIVGALLLRAVFIALGAAALRSGTWAFLLFGAILVVTAVKVFRSALRGHEQETDVSAMRSTRLLRRVMPVTDDYRGSRLVVREGGRYALTPLALAVVAVFATDIVFAVDSVPAVYGVTEDPFIVFTTNAFALLGLRALYFVLRGALTRLRHLNHGLALILAFIGIKLVLHWAHGVWPQVPEIPTLASLGVIVVVLVTVTLTSLRADQRDRLRGS